The window CAGCCTCATGGCCGCTTACGGCGCAGGCACGTGCCGGGACAAGATTTCAACCATCTACTCGACGGTGCTGGTGGCCATTGTGTTCCTCTACATCCTTGTTCTCAAGTTGACGGACTGCTGGGGCAAGAACTCCGACTCCGGCGCCGGCACGATTCCTGCTCCCGTCGCCGGCTCCGAAGACAGGAAGGCCGTCTCCGGCTCCAGCGGCGCGACACCCATTCCCAATCCCGACTCCAGCACCGGAACGATTCCCGCCCCCGTTGCCAGCTGCAGCGGCGGGATGCCCGTCTCCAATGGCAACACCGGCACAGGTGGAGTGATGCCCACTCCCAATGCCGACTCCGGCTCTGGCACAATTCCTGCCCCCATCCTTAGCTCTGACCCCATGGTTGAAGAACGGCTCTGTGTCCGTGACCGCAAGGCCGTGAAGAAGCTCAAAGCGGAAGAGCGGCTCCGCAAGGTCCTGATGCTCCTGGCGACATTCGCCGTGAGCATCACGTACGTCGCCGGGCTGAGCACGCCGGGTGGCTTCTGGGACAGCACCGGGGGGAGCCACCGCCCAGGCGACGCCATCCTCAAGGACCAGCACAGCCCGCGCTTGGCGGTGTTCATGCTCTGCAACACCACGGCGTTTGTTACGTCCCTGCTCATCACCATGGTGCTCATCATTGATGGCAAGAAGCTCCGCAAGAAGAAGACGGCTCGGTCTCGCATGCTCTGCGGGTGCATCGTCGTCGCTCTGGTCGGTCTCGTCGCCGCATACGTGGCTGGCAGTTGCAGGGAGATCGATACCACCGCCTACATGGTCAGCCTAGTCGGCGCCGTTCTGGCAATGATATACATCATCCTTCTCTATGTCTATGGTATCTACGCTCCAGCGTCAAGATCCTTGTCTTTCGCTATCTACGTCAGAAGTCCAGCTGACAAAACTGAAGAACTTCAGCAGGCTGGTGATAATGTCAGGTAATGTCAATGTGGGGTTAAGATTACAACTGAAGTCCAGTTCGTAACTGAAGTCTGTTTATTCTGTCTGCAATTACACTGTTTTCTCTGCAAACTGAACTGAACTCTGTTTCTTCGTCTCTGCAGTACAGTGGAGGCTCTGGACAAGGCTCGCTCTCTTGTTCTACTTCTCGCCACTCTTGCCGCCGCCATCACCTACACAGCGGGGTTAGACCCGCCGGGTGGGCTTTGGCAGGACAACACCGACGGACACATGGCCGGTGATCCCATCCTTCTCACGACCAATCCTAGGCGATACAAGGCCTTCTTCTACTGCAACTCGGTTGCCTTCGTGGCCTCCTTGGCGGCCATCGTCCTAGTCCAGAAGGAGATTCTGGTCAAGCACCACGTGCTGGAGGCAGCCATGATACTCGACCTGTTTGGCCTCATTGGCGCATATGCCGCTGGGAGCTGCCGGGACGTGAACACCTCCATTAACGACATGGCTTTGGCAGGCGCCGTCCTAGCCTATGTGGTTATCCATGTCATCTTCTTCACGCTGAACtacaaggaaaaagaagaagaggacCAAGCAAATCAGTTGCTGGAGAAGAGGCGCAAACGGCTGCTCCTCTTCGCAATCTTGGCCGCGACCATTACCTACCAAGCCGGCCTCAcccctcctggtggcttcctgctcCAGGATGACAAGCTTGGGCACCACGCTGGCGATCCGGTCCTCCTGTACAATTTCCCACGCTGCTACAAGATTTTCTTCTACTTCAactcggcgagcttcatgttgtccATCTCCCTCATCATACTCCTGGTGAACCCCAATTTGTACAGGCCAGCCATACGAAGCAATGCACTATCTGTTTGTACGGCGGTGGGCTTGTTTTGTTTGATGGGGGCCTATGCCGCTGGAAGCACCCAACACCTCAAGACATCCATCTACATCTTCGTGTTGGTCGGTGTGGTCCTTCTCGTTGTAGTTGGCCTGCTGCTGGTATTTTTGCTAAGGGAGCAGAAGAATGATGGCAATTCAGCAGCTGTTGCGCCATCCATACCCGATGAACAGAAgcaggaagaagaacaagaaaggaaggaggatgaagaagaaaggaagaagcaCGCGAGGCGCAAGTACCTGATGCTGCTAGGCGTCTTGGTGGTAAGTGTAGCCTACCAGGCCGGCCTAGAACCACCGGGAGGAGCGTGGCAGAGCAGTGGCAATGGGTACGAGGCAGGCGACCCGGTGATGCATGATAACAGGAGGCCCCAGTACATCGTCTTCTTCtacagcaactccttttcctttGTGGCTTCCATTGTAGTCATCATGATGTTGCTACCGCATTGGCTGCCAAACAATAAGGAAGAAGAATGGGAGAAATGGTCGCTGAGGGTGCTGAACTGGACGATCCTACTGGATTTGGTCACTCTCCTAGTGGCCTATGCAGCCGGCTCCAGCAGGGGGTGGGAGACGCCTGTGTATGTCGGCATGATCATACTACTCGCCGTTCTGGGCTACTTTGCAATCCACACGAAGCTGTCAATATGTTCCGATCGTCGCCATGACAGACGCCAGAGCAGCCAAAGACATCTCCCAGTGTGATTCATTATCTGTGTGGTCAGTAGTGCGTTTTAGCTTAGCTGTCCCTGTTTTTAGATTCCTAGTCTAGTCAATGTAATTGGATTTGCCGACATTGTTTGTTGATTCAGTGGGCAAGTGTGTCTGTATCTTAACCCAATGATATGCAAGTTAGGTGATGATTCCTGACCCTATGTGCACTTTCTATCTCGTAGTAGGAACTCGAATGGGAAGTGCATGAATTGCATCTGCATTTGTATTCAGGAAACTGAACCATTAGGTACATAAGTAAAGCTACTACTACTGAAACCTACTAGTATGCACTAGGTACCGAAGTATTGAGTAATCCTAATAGTAACCACTGCTCTGGTCTTGATGAAACATACCTTGAATTCTTGACCCGACTTCAATGACGCAATCTCCCTGCTGGGGCAATTCAACGAACACCTGCAGGGCGCCTGACCCCGTTTGCAGACGCAGACAACTACTGAGCTGAGCAGGCCGCCATCGTGAGGATCCCTCGAGCGTGGGGCATCAGAGGTTGGCTCCATTTTGGTTGGAGAGGATTCCTCGAGCGTGGATCGCCTCGATCGGAATCAGTTGCTGGAGCCGAGTGGATGGTGAGCGAATGCATGCAGGCGCTGAGTTCAGAAAAGCGCGTGAATCTAGCTCCGGACCTGCCCCGCTCGGCTGCTCTGTCCCTTCCATCTCTCCTCACGAGGTACACGGGAAAGAGAAGGCCACGAGCAGCGCCGCGCTGCCCGGGTGCAGGTCGGTGCGGACAGTCGCCGGCGATCACCGGGGAAAAGGAGCAGAGCCCAAGCCCCTCGCTCCCGCGCGGCTCTGTCTCTGTTTCTTTTTTAAAGTAAAAACGTGGCTGTGTCTCCTCGAGGGATACGCGGCGGTTGTGTCTCGTTTAGACGAGCAGTGCGATGGGCCGAGAGAGCAACCGACTCATCCACGAATGGGTTAAACGGGTCGATACGGCGGCCCTTTTTCCGTAAATCGTGTTTAAAACAAATGATGTTTGTGTCATCAAATCTGATAAATTGTCCAAAATAAATATCAAATCTCATAAATTGCAACTAAAAATAATAATGAAACaactaacgcccacacgtatggCATCTTGCACATCACACACACGCGTCCATACCActaattttgccacgtatgaacatatgacattagcaggaatttttttggtttttggcttaaaaatgttttatctcttaattaaaaaattaaattaaatccattttcatcattaaatccgtctcgacgagatcttcaaaactagaccccatgttaatAGGTTTCAACGAAATTTTTTTtcccaaaagttgccatgatgtttacactatagttgtcatagtgcttaaactaaagttgccatgtggcaattttacttTGTAGAgaatggcaattttagttttttcatgatggcaattccagtactttgactatgaaaattattttttgtatgaaccatgtcaATTTTAAGTGTATGTATCATAACAATTTAAGTTTATGGTTCATCGcaggtctagtttcttaattctccgttttgtaatatgtcaaaatttacttttaaattagAAGAAAATAACTAAAACATATAATGACaatttcagtgtaaacatcatgacaattcatttgcaatagacatggcaacttttaacaaaAAAATCATCGAAATATAttaatatgagatctagtttcaaaAATCTCGTCGCAAGAGATTTAAttgtgaaaacggattttcaatcggattttttaTTTAAGAGATAAAAAATATTAAAAACTGAAAATCTAAAAAGATTTTCACATGTATGCATGCAGTGAAGTGGCGCAATCCGTGTGCTATAGGGCGTGTGAGCGGGGTTTGCctcccaccacacgtgtgggcgttaacgctGTCCGAAAATAAAATATGATAAATGGTATAAAATGGTGTACATAAATGTCAAAGTATGAAATGGGGTACTTACTCTCTGCCAATAAAGTTATCTAGTGGTAGTACATTTTTTTCCGGCGAATCTGTGGTGGTAGTACAAATTAGAACATGCTCTATTTTTTAAGCCAAACATACTCATATCATGTATTCATAACGAGCGTAGCTATTTAATGTTACAATAATTTAAGGGAGCTCATATCCATCATGCTAGTCGTAGTGAGGAGTGACTTAGATTAGTGGGTAGGATTTCAGAAATCCGTTGGTGCTTTTGGGAGTGCGCGCTCGTGCCATCAAAAAATTATTTCTAAGTGTgaaaaaattacaaacaaaaattcaCCGCATACATCTCGATATTATATTTGTGCACGTCATGTTTCGgagaaagtaaggaacaaaaataaaattggattgcctcccaacaagcactacgtttaacgcccctagctaggcatgatgatttcaatgatgctcacataaaagataagaattgaaatatatagagagcatcatgaagaatatgactagcacattaagtctaacccacttcctatacatagggattttgtgagcaaacaacttatgagaacaataatcaactagaataggaaggcaaaacaaacataactttaaaactttaagcacatagagagaaaacttgatattattgcaatatgtagaagcatatgatcctctctcataataattttcagtagcatcatgaatgaattcaaccatataaccaacacctaaagcattcttttcatgatctacttgcatacaaattttattactctccacatagacAAATTTATTCTcaacaatagtagtgggagcaaactcaacaaaataaatatcatgtgaagcataatccaatgaaaaattaaaatcatgatgacaagtttcatgcttatctttattctttatcgcatacatgtcatcacaataatcatcataaataggaggcatgctttcatcataataaatttgctcatcaaaacttggggaataaaaaatatcatattcatcaaacatagcatgcccgatcttgtggctttgcatatcattagcatcatgggtattcaaataattcatactaacaacattgcaatcatgctcatcattcacatattttatgccaagcattctatgtagttCTTCAGCACAATTtttcttcccatcattttcacgaaagacattaaaaagatgaagcatatgaggaaccctcaattccattttttatagttttcttttatagactaaactagtgataaaacaaaaaactaaaagattcaattgcaagatctaaagatataccttcaagcactcacctccccggcaacggcgccagaaaagagcttgatgtctactacacaacctttttcttgtagacgttgttggtgttggaaatatgccctagaggcaataataaattagttattattatatttccttgttcatgataatcgtttattatccatgctataattgtattgataggaaactcagatacatgtgtgggtacatagacaacaccatgtccctagtaagcctctagttgactagctcgttgatcgatagatggttacagtttcctgaccatggacattggatgtcgttgataacgggatcacatcattagcagaatgatgtgatggacaagacccaatcctaagcctagcacaaagatcgtgtagttcgtatgctaaagcttttctaatgtcaagtatcttttccttagaccatgagattgtgcaactcccggataccgtaggaatgctttgggtgtaccaaacgtcacaacgtaactgggtggctataaaggtgcactacaggtatctccgaaagtgtctgttgggttggcacgaatcgagactgggatttgtcactccgtgtaaacgaagaggtatctctggacccactcggtaggacatcatcataatgtgcacaatgtgactaaggggttgatcatgggatgatctgttacgaaacgagtaaagagacttgccggtaatgagattgaacaaggtatcggtataccaacgatcgaatctcgggcaagtacaataccgttagacaaagggaattgattgaatcctcgacatcgtggttcatccaatgagatcatcatggaacatgtgggagccaacatgggtatccagatcccgctgttggttattggccggagagttgtctcggtcatgtctgcaaggttcccgaacccgtagggtctacacacttaaggttcgatgacgctagggttataaaggaagtttgtatgtggttactgaatgttgttcggagtcccggatgagatctcggacgtcacgaggagttccggaatggtccggaggtaaagatttatatatgagaagtcctattttggccaccggaaaatgttcaggatttttcggtattgtaccgagaaggttctagaaggttccggagtggggcccacctgcatgggaggacccacatgaacgtgggtagtgggggcaaggccccacacccctggtcaaggcgcaccaagatccccccttagaaagaataagatcatatcccgaagggataagatcaagatccctaaaaaggggggataacaatcggtggggaaggaaatgatgtgatttctttcctcccacctttgccaacgccccaatggacttggagggcaagaaaccagccccctccacccctatatatagtggggaggcgcatgggagcttcacccttgcccctagcgcagccctccccctctcccaagtgctcctcctctctcgcggtgcttggcgaagccctgcaggattgccacgctcctccaccaccaccacccgtcgtgttgctgctggatggagtcttcctcaacctctccctctctccttgctggatcaaggcatgggagacgtcatcgggctgtacgtgtgttgaacgcggaggtgtcgtccgttcggcactaggatctccggtgatttggatcacaacgagtacgactccttcaaccccgttctcttgaacgcttccgcttagagatctacaagggtatgtagatgcactcttcttcccctcgttgctagtctctccatagatagatcttggtgactcgtaggaaaattttgaatttctgctacgttcctcaacagtggcatcatgagctaggtctattgcgtagattctttgcacgagtagaacacaaagtagttgtgggcgttgattttgtacaGTATGCTTACCGTTacgagtccaatcttgtttcgacggtattgtgggatgaagcggctcggaccgactttacacgtactcttacgtgagacaggttccaccgactgacatgcacttggtgcataaggtggctagtgggtgccagtctctcccactttagtcggaacggattcgatgaaaagggtccttatgaagggtaaatagcaattggcatatcacgttgtggttttgcgtaggtaagaaacgttcttgctagaaacccatagtagccacgtaaaacatgcaaacaacaattagaggacgtctaacttgtttttgcaggatatgctatgtgatgtgatatggccaagaagaatgtgatgaatgatatgtgatgtatgagattgatcatgtacttgtaataggaatcacaacttgcatgtcaatgagtatgacaatcggtatgagccataggagttgtctttatttattgtatgacctgcgtgtcattatacaacgccatgtaattactttactttattgctaaccggtagccatagtagtagaagtaatagttggcgagacaacttcatgaagacacgatgatggagatcaggatgatggagatcatggtgtcatgccggtgacgatgatgatcacggatccccgaagatggagatcaaaaaggagcaaaatgatattggccatatcatgtcactatttgattgcatgtgatgtttatcatgtttatgcatcttattttctttgtgttggggaacgttgcagaaaattaaaatttttcctacggtttcaccaagatccatctatgagttcatctaagcaacgagtcatgggagagagattgcatctacataccactttgtagatcgcgcaaaagcgttcaaaagaacggggttgaagtagtcgttctcgtcgtgatcctatcaccgaagatcctagcgccgaacggacggcacctccgcgttcaacacacgtacggtcagcgtaacgtctcctccgtcttgatccagtaagggggaaggagaggttgatgatgatggctccagcagcagcacaactgcgtggtggtggtggaacagcagcactccggcagggcttcgccaagcacgtgacggaggaggaagaggtgtagcagggggagggggcgccaggacttcagggtgctgctgcccccctcccccctccctttatataggcccccaggggggcgccggccctgggagatcc is drawn from Triticum dicoccoides isolate Atlit2015 ecotype Zavitan chromosome 6B, WEW_v2.0, whole genome shotgun sequence and contains these coding sequences:
- the LOC119321464 gene encoding uncharacterized protein LOC119321464 → MECGGVSAVQVQPAVPTDQPGPVQPWEYSLRKYLLLLAAMVVTITYTAGFNPPGGVWQAAHDGQPAGDPIIRYTHYHRYLAFFYCNATAFAAPLVVIVLILVLAIRHDKKGKNSRWVVVPLRGVMVVDLLSLMAAYGAGTCRDKISTIYSTVLVAIVFLYILVLKLTDCWGKNSDSGAGCSGGMPVSNGNTGTGGVMPTPNADSGSGTIPAPILSSDPMVEERLCVRDRKAVKKLKAEERLRKVLMLLATFAVSITYVAGLSTPGGFWDSTGGSHRPGDAILKDQHSPRLAVFMLCNTTAFVTSLLITMVLIIDGKKLRKKKTARSRMLCGCIVVALVGLVAAYVAGSCREIDTTAYMVSLVGAVLAMIYIILLYVYGIYAPASRSLSFAIYVRSPADKTEELQQAGDNVSTVEALDKARSLVLLLATLAAAITYTAGLDPPGGLWQDNTDGHMAGDPILLTTNPRRYKAFFYCNSVAFVASLAAIVLVQKEILVKHHVLEAAMILDLFGLIGAYAAGSCRDVNTSINDMALAGAVLAYVVIHVIFFTLNYKEKEEEDQANQLLEKRRKRLLLFAILAATITYQAGLTPPGGFLLQDDKLGHHAGDPVLLYNFPRCYKIFFYFNSASFMLSISLIILLVNPNLYRPAIRSNALSVCTAVGLFCLMGAYAAGSTQHLKTSIYIFVLVGVVLLVVVGLLLVFLLREQKNDGNSAAVAPSIPDEQKQEEEQERKEDEEERKKHARRKYLMLLGVLVVSVAYQAGLEPPGGAWQSSGNGYEAGDPVMHDNRRPQYIVFFYSNSFSFVASIVVIMMLLPHWLPNNKEEEWEKWSLRVLNWTILLDLVTLLVAYAAGSSRGWETPVYVGMIILLAVLGYFAIHTKLSICSDRRHDRRQSSQRHLPV